In a genomic window of Cerasicoccus sp. TK19100:
- a CDS encoding FAD-binding and (Fe-S)-binding domain-containing protein, with protein MLSPLIDFTSLSASLRGELNTGDMMRRLYATDASEYQEMPAAVAFPEAESDIPALIHFARNNGLSLIPRTAGTSLAGQVVGHGIVVDLGRLNQIKHIDAESRRVVVQPGVVRNELNQVLYPHGMLFGPETSTANRAMIGGMVGNNSCGSNSVVYGSARDHLISCRGFLSDGSEVTFKALTEAEFAAKCEGDSLEAHIYRECRDLLSDAANRATITERFPKKSIPRRNTGYALDMLMDAKVFDPDSEQPFNLCKLIAGSEGTLFIGVEFEIDCNPLPPPYSALVCAHFETVLESLNSVGLALSEQPFAVELIDKNILDASKRSREQLQNRFFVQGDPGAIIVVDIRGETQDAVDRKIEHLINNLKFAQLGYAYPVLRGTDQGKVWELRRAGQGLMSNIPGDAKPREVCEDTAVDVRDLPAYIGEFDQIMRDKYDIECVYYAHAGSGELHTRPIFNLKTPEGMQKFRGVAEDIAALVRKYNGSLSGEHGDGRLRGEFIPLMVGEECYAMMKRVKAAFDPQNIFNPGKIVDTPPMDAQLRYGPDKNYPEYETLFDFSDTHGFLHAAEQCNGSGDCRKGPTAGGTMCPSYMATKHEKDTTRARANILRQTITEGPQTARAAFGSKDAKEVLDLCLSCKGCKSECPSNVDMAKLKAEFLQHHYDIHGAPQRAKMIAKYVQSQKLARMAPWAWNLLFGTESIRKALNFFVGFHPDRTIPLMPKQTLKSWFKRHTPHANAGKVGEVWLFNDEFTNFGDPHVGIKAVELLERLGYKVDLAPVEESGRTWLSKGFVRQAQELINHNTDTLHRKVTKQKPMIGIEPSAILTFRDEAIDLARGEQKQRAKDTAQHCWTFEEFMVREFEAGRIKHESFTDEPRTVRLHGHCFQKALVGVQPSLAALTLPQNYAVVLIPSGCCGMAGSFGYEHEHYNVSMKVAELALLPAVRAADENDIIAAAGTSCRHQIHDGAQKTALHPAEVLHAALLN; from the coding sequence ATGCTTTCTCCCCTGATCGACTTCACGTCTCTCAGCGCCTCCCTACGTGGCGAACTCAACACTGGCGACATGATGCGCCGACTCTACGCCACCGACGCTTCGGAGTATCAGGAAATGCCCGCCGCAGTGGCCTTTCCCGAGGCCGAAAGCGACATCCCCGCGCTCATTCATTTTGCCCGAAACAACGGCCTTTCGCTGATCCCCCGTACCGCCGGCACCTCACTCGCCGGGCAGGTTGTGGGACATGGCATTGTCGTCGATCTCGGGCGGCTGAATCAGATCAAGCACATCGACGCCGAATCCCGCCGCGTCGTCGTTCAGCCGGGCGTCGTCCGCAACGAGCTCAACCAGGTGCTCTACCCGCACGGCATGCTATTTGGCCCGGAAACATCCACCGCCAATCGCGCCATGATTGGCGGCATGGTGGGCAACAATTCCTGCGGCTCCAACTCGGTCGTCTACGGCAGCGCGCGTGACCACCTGATCTCCTGCCGTGGTTTTCTGAGTGACGGTAGCGAGGTGACCTTTAAAGCGCTGACCGAAGCTGAGTTTGCCGCCAAATGCGAGGGCGACTCACTGGAGGCGCACATCTACCGCGAGTGCCGCGACCTGCTCAGCGATGCGGCCAACCGCGCCACCATCACCGAACGCTTCCCGAAGAAATCCATCCCCCGGCGCAATACCGGCTACGCGCTCGATATGCTGATGGACGCCAAGGTCTTCGACCCCGATTCCGAGCAGCCGTTCAACCTGTGCAAGCTCATCGCCGGTAGCGAAGGCACCCTGTTTATCGGCGTCGAATTTGAGATCGACTGTAACCCCCTGCCCCCGCCCTACAGCGCCTTGGTTTGCGCACATTTTGAAACTGTGCTCGAGTCGCTGAATTCCGTCGGCCTGGCGCTCAGCGAGCAGCCGTTTGCGGTGGAGCTGATCGATAAAAACATTCTCGATGCCAGCAAGCGCAGTCGCGAGCAACTGCAGAACCGATTCTTTGTCCAGGGCGATCCCGGCGCGATCATCGTGGTCGACATACGCGGCGAAACTCAGGACGCAGTCGATCGCAAGATCGAGCACCTGATTAACAACTTGAAGTTCGCTCAGCTTGGCTACGCCTACCCGGTTTTACGTGGTACTGACCAAGGCAAAGTCTGGGAGCTACGACGCGCTGGCCAAGGCCTGATGAGCAACATTCCCGGCGACGCCAAACCGCGTGAAGTTTGTGAAGATACCGCCGTCGACGTGCGTGACTTGCCAGCCTACATTGGCGAGTTCGATCAGATCATGCGCGACAAGTATGACATCGAATGCGTTTACTACGCGCACGCCGGCTCCGGTGAGCTACACACGCGCCCCATCTTCAACCTGAAGACGCCGGAAGGCATGCAGAAATTTCGCGGCGTCGCCGAAGACATCGCCGCCCTTGTACGCAAATACAATGGCTCGCTCAGCGGCGAACACGGCGACGGCCGTTTGCGGGGGGAGTTCATCCCGCTCATGGTAGGCGAGGAATGCTACGCGATGATGAAGCGCGTCAAAGCCGCCTTCGATCCGCAGAACATTTTTAACCCCGGAAAGATCGTCGACACGCCCCCGATGGACGCCCAGCTCCGCTACGGGCCGGATAAAAATTACCCCGAGTACGAGACCCTCTTCGATTTCTCCGACACCCATGGATTCCTCCACGCCGCCGAGCAATGCAACGGCTCCGGCGACTGCCGCAAAGGACCCACCGCCGGTGGCACGATGTGCCCCAGCTACATGGCTACGAAGCACGAAAAAGACACCACTCGTGCCCGCGCCAACATCCTGCGCCAGACGATCACCGAGGGCCCACAAACCGCCCGCGCCGCCTTTGGCAGCAAGGATGCCAAGGAAGTGCTCGATCTTTGCCTGTCCTGCAAAGGCTGTAAATCCGAGTGCCCGTCCAACGTCGACATGGCCAAGCTCAAGGCCGAGTTCCTCCAGCATCACTACGACATTCACGGTGCCCCGCAACGCGCCAAGATGATCGCCAAATACGTGCAAAGCCAGAAGCTCGCGCGCATGGCACCATGGGCGTGGAATCTCCTTTTCGGCACAGAATCCATTCGCAAAGCGCTGAACTTCTTCGTTGGCTTTCACCCGGACCGCACCATCCCCCTGATGCCCAAGCAAACGCTCAAGTCCTGGTTCAAGCGGCACACCCCACATGCCAACGCAGGTAAGGTTGGCGAAGTCTGGTTGTTCAATGACGAGTTCACCAACTTCGGCGATCCGCACGTAGGCATCAAGGCAGTGGAGCTGCTGGAGCGACTCGGCTACAAGGTGGATTTGGCACCCGTTGAAGAGAGCGGCCGCACCTGGCTCTCCAAAGGATTTGTCCGCCAAGCCCAAGAACTGATCAACCACAACACCGATACTTTGCATCGCAAAGTAACGAAGCAAAAGCCAATGATCGGCATCGAGCCCTCGGCGATTTTAACCTTCCGCGATGAAGCGATCGACCTCGCCCGCGGCGAGCAAAAACAACGCGCCAAAGACACCGCCCAGCACTGCTGGACCTTCGAGGAATTTATGGTGCGCGAGTTCGAGGCAGGCCGCATCAAGCACGAGTCTTTCACGGACGAACCACGCACCGTGCGCCTCCACGGCCACTGTTTTCAAAAGGCGCTGGTTGGCGTGCAGCCATCCTTGGCGGCGCTTACCTTACCACAAAATTACGCCGTCGTGCTGATCCCGAGTGGCTGCTGCGGCATGGCGGGTTCCTTTGGCTACGAGCACGAACATTACAACGTCTCGATGAAGGTGGCCGAGCTCGCACTGCTACCCGCTGTCCGTGCTGCCGATGAAAATGATATCATCGCTGCCGCCGGCACTTCTTGCCGCCATCAGATCCACGACGGGGCCCAGAAAACCGCACTCCACCCAGCCGAAGTGTTGCACGCCGCGTTGTTAAATTAA
- a CDS encoding Gfo/Idh/MocA family protein, translating to MTANKFRNEVPQIALIGVTGFGNAHLESLQKLEGEGLLKLAAATIINRDEAAEAWDALDASGCRIYEDYEAMLGAEKGKIDICSIPTGIGWHCPMTVNALAAGCHVLVEKPVAATLSEVDEMIAARDATGLEVHVGFHDLYQPPIIRMKEHILAGKIGRVKRVKVWASWPRTLDYYQRNNWAGRVKVGDNFIYDSPANNALAHFVIAGLYFAGSEQFGVARIREGLAELYRAKPIETFDTVVTQLRMENGVEMQVNLTHSGAETTTPMVEVIGEDGSVIWEFHEEVSLRPDGESLPTPAGRENTVEMFRQLVNAMREGRPMGCSLEMAREHTRLINALHNSCEIHSIEPPHRYEMDWRGELLSAAEGINEALVESIDQGKFFAEMNVAWAKPATPLTLAE from the coding sequence ATGACTGCTAATAAATTTAGAAATGAAGTGCCGCAAATTGCGCTGATTGGCGTGACTGGATTTGGCAATGCTCACCTGGAATCCTTACAGAAACTGGAAGGCGAGGGCCTGTTGAAGTTGGCGGCGGCGACCATTATTAATCGCGATGAAGCCGCTGAGGCCTGGGACGCGCTGGACGCCAGCGGCTGCCGAATTTATGAAGACTACGAGGCGATGCTTGGCGCGGAGAAGGGCAAGATTGACATTTGCTCCATCCCGACCGGCATTGGCTGGCATTGCCCGATGACGGTCAATGCGCTGGCCGCCGGTTGCCACGTGCTGGTCGAGAAACCCGTTGCCGCCACGCTATCCGAAGTTGATGAAATGATCGCCGCGCGGGATGCGACCGGGCTGGAGGTGCATGTCGGCTTCCACGATCTATATCAGCCCCCAATCATTCGGATGAAAGAGCACATTTTGGCGGGGAAGATTGGCCGCGTAAAGCGCGTCAAAGTCTGGGCCAGCTGGCCGCGTACGCTTGACTACTACCAGCGCAATAACTGGGCGGGACGCGTGAAAGTTGGCGATAATTTTATCTACGATTCGCCCGCAAACAATGCCTTGGCGCACTTCGTGATTGCCGGGTTGTACTTTGCGGGTTCGGAGCAGTTTGGCGTCGCGCGAATTCGTGAGGGGTTGGCCGAGCTATACCGTGCTAAGCCAATTGAAACGTTCGATACCGTGGTCACTCAGTTACGGATGGAAAACGGCGTCGAAATGCAGGTGAATCTCACGCACAGCGGGGCAGAGACGACGACTCCAATGGTAGAGGTGATTGGTGAGGATGGTTCGGTCATTTGGGAATTTCATGAGGAGGTCTCACTTCGTCCCGATGGCGAGAGCCTGCCTACCCCCGCCGGTCGAGAAAACACGGTAGAAATGTTTAGGCAGCTGGTGAACGCTATGCGCGAGGGGCGTCCGATGGGTTGCTCGCTTGAGATGGCGCGCGAGCACACGCGCCTGATCAACGCGCTGCATAACAGTTGCGAAATCCACTCTATCGAGCCGCCGCATCGCTATGAAATGGATTGGCGGGGCGAGCTTCTTTCTGCGGCCGAAGGGATAAATGAGGCCTTGGTGGAGTCTATCGACCAAGGGAAATTCTTTGCCGAGATGAACGTGGCCTGGGCAAAGCCAGCGACTCCGCTAACGTTGGCAGAATAG
- a CDS encoding DUF1961 family protein: MLPEESLGELFYANPLNRASDLDGFQFEGDAASSFPLNRWRLEGTRDPGEGQAANLVAWCPQEFPDDVYISWNYRAVQEPGLSILFFSAKGRHGEDVLDPSLEPRNGPYQQYHSGDINALHVSYFRRRWETERAFTTCNLRKSHGFHLVAQGADPIPGVPDQKESYRIWLIKSGAQVRFGVDALECFRWTDPGDAFGPVLGGGKIGFRQMTPLIAEYWDLKVHQLKEPLK; the protein is encoded by the coding sequence ATGTTACCTGAAGAATCACTTGGAGAGCTCTTTTACGCAAATCCACTGAACAGAGCCTCTGATTTGGATGGGTTTCAGTTTGAAGGTGATGCAGCGTCCAGCTTCCCTCTGAATCGGTGGCGACTGGAGGGGACGCGGGATCCGGGCGAGGGGCAGGCGGCGAATCTGGTGGCATGGTGTCCGCAGGAGTTTCCGGACGATGTATACATCAGCTGGAACTACCGCGCCGTGCAAGAGCCCGGGCTAAGCATACTGTTCTTTTCGGCCAAGGGGCGGCATGGCGAGGATGTGCTGGACCCATCCTTAGAGCCGCGTAATGGCCCCTACCAACAGTATCACTCAGGCGATATTAATGCGCTGCACGTGAGTTATTTCCGCCGTCGTTGGGAGACTGAGCGTGCGTTTACCACGTGCAATCTGCGGAAAAGCCATGGCTTTCATCTGGTAGCGCAAGGGGCTGATCCGATCCCGGGCGTCCCTGACCAGAAGGAGAGCTACCGCATTTGGTTAATCAAATCCGGTGCCCAGGTTCGCTTTGGGGTGGATGCGCTGGAGTGCTTCCGCTGGACCGATCCGGGGGATGCTTTCGGGCCAGTGCTCGGAGGCGGGAAAATCGGGTTTCGCCAGATGACCCCGCTCATCGCGGAATACTGGGACTTGAAGGTTCACCAGCTTAAGGAGCCGCTCAAGTGA
- a CDS encoding flavodoxin domain-containing protein has protein sequence MSLNEMTTHIIYGTVTGNAQDLAERFSDQCDAKGVKHTLNAAEDWDLSRFADAKRVVFIFSTWGDGEPPDDAIEFCEALYEQKIEVAHLEYYVVALGDSAYDDFCGCGRQLDEALQKGGAKPLAERVELDVDFDEGFDAWMERFFESNLTVGQDA, from the coding sequence ATGAGTCTCAACGAAATGACCACACACATTATTTATGGCACCGTCACCGGCAATGCGCAGGATTTGGCGGAACGCTTCTCCGACCAGTGCGACGCCAAGGGCGTAAAGCACACCCTGAACGCCGCGGAAGACTGGGATCTTTCGCGTTTCGCCGACGCCAAGCGCGTGGTGTTTATTTTCTCCACGTGGGGCGATGGTGAGCCGCCCGACGACGCCATCGAATTCTGCGAAGCCCTTTACGAACAGAAAATCGAAGTGGCCCACCTCGAATATTATGTGGTGGCCCTGGGCGACAGCGCTTATGATGATTTTTGCGGCTGCGGTCGCCAGCTTGATGAAGCACTGCAAAAGGGCGGAGCTAAGCCGCTGGCCGAGCGTGTGGAGCTGGATGTCGATTTCGACGAAGGCTTCGATGCCTGGATGGAGCGCTTTTTTGAGTCCAACCTGACTGTAGGGCAGGATGCGTAA
- a CDS encoding Fur family transcriptional regulator, with protein MAETAHSDPADRLAEWETLLKQAGHRITIPRRVILQSVMEQGGAFDAEQLLASARQVDELISLATIYRTINVLEDCDLVRQIDGVGEKQQYEVGSGVDTQAYLVCDECGKTIPLHDDCLILRERFMIKQMGYTVRQVNLRVRVCCDAHSAN; from the coding sequence ATGGCCGAGACCGCTCATTCGGATCCTGCCGACCGCTTGGCCGAATGGGAAACGCTCCTCAAACAAGCCGGCCACCGGATAACTATTCCGCGCCGCGTCATCCTGCAATCCGTGATGGAGCAGGGTGGGGCCTTTGATGCCGAGCAGCTCCTGGCCAGCGCCCGGCAGGTTGACGAGCTCATTTCCCTCGCGACGATTTACCGCACGATCAACGTACTCGAAGACTGCGACCTCGTGCGGCAAATCGATGGCGTCGGCGAAAAACAGCAGTACGAAGTCGGCTCCGGCGTCGATACTCAGGCATATCTGGTTTGCGACGAATGCGGAAAGACGATCCCACTGCACGACGATTGCCTGATACTGCGCGAGCGATTCATGATCAAGCAAATGGGCTACACGGTCCGCCAAGTCAACTTGCGCGTCCGTGTTTGCTGCGACGCCCATAGCGCGAATTAA
- the bioA gene encoding adenosylmethionine--8-amino-7-oxononanoate transaminase — protein sequence MKAGFQSIASPEGQADALDVRRSWHPFTQMQEYCSLPRVQIASGEGCWLTDVDGKRYLDANASIWTNVHGHQDADLNNAIIEQLGKVAHSTYLGLGHEPGSLLADKLCELTGLDRVFYSDNGSNAVEIALKLSFQYFQLTGQPQRRRVIALSNAYHGDTFGTMSLGDCGVFHQRFDPWKFPVERIPAPTCEEFGGEVFSSDMEESLAALDAHFANFGDEVAAVILEPWVQGAGGMLMQPRGYLAEVQRRCREKGVHLILDEVFVGFGRCGPMLVGESEGVTPDFYCLAKGLTAGYLPLAATVSREEIYQAFLGEFGEYKAFFHGHTFTGNPLGCVVALKSIEKLETLIHTGQLADTIEAFNEFYRELRAELPESFSMRQRGLASALDLPAGDASLRRGMHFCIALREAGVLLRALGDSLLIVPPLVISRDEINFLKSALLDTLRCKAYL from the coding sequence ATGAAAGCTGGGTTCCAGTCAATCGCATCACCAGAAGGCCAAGCGGACGCGCTTGATGTCCGGCGGAGCTGGCACCCCTTTACGCAGATGCAGGAGTATTGCAGCCTGCCTCGCGTGCAGATTGCCAGTGGTGAAGGCTGCTGGTTGACCGACGTTGATGGCAAGCGCTACCTGGATGCCAACGCCTCGATTTGGACGAATGTCCACGGGCACCAGGATGCGGATTTAAACAACGCCATCATCGAGCAGCTTGGCAAAGTCGCGCATTCGACTTACCTCGGGCTAGGGCACGAGCCGGGCTCGCTGCTCGCGGATAAGCTTTGCGAGCTCACCGGTCTCGACCGCGTATTTTATTCAGACAACGGCTCGAACGCCGTGGAGATCGCGCTGAAGTTGTCCTTTCAATATTTTCAGCTCACTGGGCAGCCGCAGCGCCGCCGCGTAATCGCGCTCTCCAACGCCTACCACGGCGACACCTTTGGCACGATGTCGTTGGGCGATTGTGGCGTGTTCCACCAGCGCTTTGATCCGTGGAAATTTCCCGTAGAGCGCATTCCTGCGCCGACTTGCGAGGAGTTTGGCGGAGAAGTTTTCTCCAGCGACATGGAGGAATCCCTCGCCGCGCTCGACGCCCACTTCGCGAACTTTGGCGATGAAGTTGCCGCGGTGATTCTGGAGCCGTGGGTGCAGGGCGCGGGCGGCATGCTGATGCAGCCGCGCGGATACCTCGCTGAGGTGCAGCGCCGCTGTCGCGAAAAGGGTGTCCACCTGATTCTGGACGAAGTTTTTGTCGGCTTTGGCCGCTGTGGTCCCATGCTGGTCGGCGAGTCCGAGGGCGTGACACCCGACTTCTACTGCTTGGCCAAGGGGCTGACGGCCGGCTACCTGCCGCTCGCCGCAACGGTCTCACGCGAGGAAATTTACCAGGCCTTCCTCGGCGAGTTCGGCGAATACAAGGCCTTCTTCCACGGCCACACGTTTACCGGCAATCCACTGGGCTGCGTCGTTGCGCTGAAGAGCATTGAAAAGCTTGAAACGCTAATCCATACCGGTCAACTGGCGGACACGATTGAGGCCTTTAATGAGTTTTACCGCGAACTGCGCGCCGAGCTGCCAGAGTCTTTTTCAATGCGCCAGCGCGGACTCGCCAGTGCGCTGGATTTGCCCGCGGGCGATGCCTCACTGCGCCGCGGCATGCACTTCTGCATCGCGCTGCGGGAAGCAGGCGTCCTCTTGCGTGCGCTGGGCGACAGTCTGTTGATTGTGCCGCCGTTGGTCATTAGCCGCGATGAAATCAATTTCCTTAAATCAGCCTTGCTCGATACTTTGCGATGCAAAGCTTACCTTTAA
- the bioD gene encoding dethiobiotin synthase yields the protein MPTVFISANDTGVGKTWVSAAIARMLAGQGASVQKIKPVETGIAPGGAGDAEFVAQALHCKETLPGKATVHTLQRYTKPMAPVEAAQADGEELSFDALVQGVLEMTVADWRIVEGAGGLSVPLESGPAPRDWADFALAIQADYVVLVVGDRLGAINQARLLAHYANAKGLHAGWWLNESQLGTSDEVRLVNENVLSELAFPLWALQDFEMPLPRKLEAPWLKQ from the coding sequence ATGCCCACGGTTTTTATTTCTGCAAATGACACCGGCGTCGGCAAGACGTGGGTGTCCGCCGCGATTGCACGGATGTTGGCCGGGCAGGGCGCGAGCGTGCAGAAAATAAAACCAGTGGAAACCGGCATCGCCCCAGGTGGTGCCGGCGATGCCGAATTCGTGGCCCAAGCTTTGCATTGCAAAGAAACTTTGCCGGGCAAAGCTACGGTCCACACGCTTCAGCGATACACCAAACCGATGGCACCGGTAGAAGCGGCTCAAGCCGATGGCGAGGAGTTGTCCTTCGATGCTTTAGTGCAAGGTGTGTTAGAAATGACTGTGGCTGACTGGCGCATCGTCGAGGGTGCCGGTGGCCTCAGCGTTCCGCTGGAGAGCGGCCCCGCACCACGTGATTGGGCAGACTTCGCCTTGGCGATTCAGGCGGATTATGTCGTGCTCGTGGTGGGCGACCGGCTGGGCGCGATCAACCAAGCGCGTCTGCTGGCGCACTATGCAAACGCCAAAGGCTTGCACGCCGGATGGTGGCTCAATGAGTCGCAGCTGGGGACGTCGGACGAGGTGCGACTCGTTAATGAAAACGTGCTGAGTGAGTTGGCGTTTCCGCTGTGGGCCTTGCAGGATTTCGAGATGCCACTGCCGCGCAAACTGGAGGCACCATGGTTGAAGCAATGA
- a CDS encoding aminotransferase class I/II-fold pyridoxal phosphate-dependent enzyme produces the protein MSSLWHRVDESLAERDASGLRRTLTARSAESTLIDLSNNDYMRLSQHPEVIAAGQAAMAKWGASAAASPLISGYTEAHAELEARLCQWAGFSSCLVWNSGYAANQAVLGRLPQRGDLVLADRLIHASMIEGVLHSGARLQRYQHLDLGHLESLLEQHTGDERDVFVLTESVFSMDGDYPDLAAMAELKARYGFIWIVDEAHAIGWYGAKGSGLVEEAGVAEFVDVLVGTLGKGLGSMGAFTLFRKVELREYLINFANEFIYSTYLAPASAAAASKAVEIAEAMTEERVQWRQRSRDFRSAIAEAPDGDSPIVPVLLGPADKTMAAAQELLMSGFRVGAVRPPTVPANSSRLRISLNTGLTEGQLEQLTAVLQEVAR, from the coding sequence ATGAGCAGCTTGTGGCACCGCGTGGATGAGTCATTGGCGGAGCGCGACGCGAGCGGCTTACGTCGAACGCTGACTGCGCGCAGCGCGGAGTCCACGCTAATCGATCTATCGAACAACGATTACATGCGGCTGTCGCAGCACCCCGAGGTGATTGCAGCCGGGCAGGCAGCTATGGCGAAGTGGGGTGCGTCTGCTGCTGCGTCTCCGCTGATCTCTGGCTACACTGAGGCGCACGCGGAGCTCGAAGCGCGACTTTGCCAATGGGCGGGTTTTTCCAGTTGTTTGGTTTGGAACTCCGGCTATGCGGCCAATCAGGCGGTGTTGGGCCGGTTACCGCAGCGGGGGGACCTTGTGTTGGCCGACCGGTTGATTCACGCCAGCATGATCGAAGGTGTCCTGCACTCCGGTGCGCGATTGCAGCGTTACCAACACTTGGACCTCGGGCATCTGGAGTCACTGCTGGAGCAACACACCGGCGATGAGCGCGATGTATTCGTGTTGACCGAGTCCGTGTTTTCCATGGATGGGGACTACCCGGACCTCGCTGCGATGGCGGAGCTTAAAGCGCGTTACGGTTTTATTTGGATCGTCGATGAAGCGCATGCGATCGGTTGGTATGGTGCGAAGGGAAGTGGCTTGGTTGAGGAAGCCGGCGTCGCGGAGTTTGTCGATGTGTTGGTTGGAACTTTGGGCAAAGGGCTTGGTTCGATGGGTGCCTTTACTTTGTTTCGCAAAGTAGAGCTGCGCGAATACCTCATTAACTTTGCCAACGAGTTTATCTATTCCACCTACCTTGCTCCAGCCTCAGCCGCGGCGGCGAGTAAGGCCGTGGAAATTGCTGAGGCTATGACGGAAGAGCGGGTGCAATGGCGTCAGCGCTCCCGCGACTTTCGTAGTGCCATTGCGGAGGCACCCGACGGAGATTCGCCAATTGTGCCGGTGCTGCTAGGCCCGGCAGATAAAACAATGGCAGCCGCGCAGGAATTGCTGATGAGCGGTTTCCGTGTCGGCGCGGTGCGTCCACCAACCGTGCCTGCCAATAGCAGCCGCTTGAGAATCTCACTCAATACGGGTTTAACCGAGGGTCAACTTGAGCAACTTACGGCAGTGTTGCAGGAGGTCGCCCGATGA
- a CDS encoding methyltransferase domain-containing protein → MMRFDERAHVYAQHAHVQRQMAQWLGEWLDAVMFVGDRVVEYGAGEGLFTQMLTGRLADITAVDLAPRMVQQGAQNAPDAQWRQGDAWAGVALEPTVDIVVSSSVMQWCPDPVEILRDWRSRLPSGARMLHGFYIDPTLMELRGLQGEESAPLNWLTAEQWRNAFIEAGWEIERMDHETKRIVYLNSLELLRSLHGVGAVRRGQMRGTRLRRLIRDYDQRFANEGGGVYANWTFCRVQAKS, encoded by the coding sequence ATGATGAGATTTGACGAGCGAGCCCACGTATATGCCCAGCATGCTCATGTGCAGCGGCAAATGGCGCAGTGGCTGGGCGAGTGGCTGGACGCAGTGATGTTTGTTGGTGATCGCGTGGTGGAATACGGTGCCGGAGAGGGGCTGTTTACGCAGATGTTGACCGGACGTTTGGCGGACATTACGGCGGTCGATCTCGCCCCGCGAATGGTGCAGCAGGGGGCGCAAAATGCACCGGATGCGCAGTGGCGGCAAGGCGATGCCTGGGCGGGAGTCGCGCTGGAGCCGACGGTGGATATCGTGGTGTCTTCGAGCGTGATGCAGTGGTGCCCGGACCCGGTTGAGATCTTGCGCGATTGGCGGAGCCGATTGCCCAGTGGGGCGCGCATGCTGCATGGTTTTTATATCGATCCGACCTTGATGGAGCTGCGTGGCTTGCAGGGTGAGGAGTCTGCGCCACTCAACTGGCTGACCGCTGAGCAATGGCGGAACGCCTTTATCGAGGCCGGATGGGAAATCGAGCGCATGGACCACGAAACGAAGCGAATAGTTTACCTGAATTCTCTGGAACTGCTGCGGAGCCTGCATGGGGTTGGCGCAGTGCGGCGCGGGCAAATGCGCGGGACGCGTTTGCGCCGCCTGATTCGTGACTATGATCAACGTTTTGCAAACGAAGGTGGCGGGGTCTATGCCAACTGGACTTTTTGCCGGGTGCAGGCGAAATCCTGA
- a CDS encoding Fur family transcriptional regulator produces MSHTHHHVANIDSILDKLRAHGMRITATRKRLTSVLCDAGTPLSIEAIHQRLGPKSFDLVTLYRCLDAFEEVGVVQVVRDEHGKALYELIDADHGHHHHVICRNCGKIECLDHCAIAPFEAAAKRLGYDDLAHRLELYGVCADCRT; encoded by the coding sequence GTGTCTCATACCCATCACCATGTAGCGAACATTGATTCGATTTTGGACAAACTGCGTGCGCACGGCATGCGCATCACCGCGACTCGTAAGCGGCTGACCAGTGTCTTGTGTGATGCCGGTACGCCGCTCTCGATTGAGGCGATTCACCAGCGGCTTGGCCCCAAAAGCTTTGACCTCGTTACGCTATATCGCTGCCTGGACGCCTTTGAGGAAGTCGGTGTCGTACAGGTGGTGCGCGACGAGCATGGCAAGGCGCTTTATGAACTGATTGATGCCGACCACGGGCACCACCACCATGTGATTTGCCGCAACTGTGGAAAAATTGAATGCCTGGACCATTGTGCGATTGCGCCGTTTGAAGCTGCCGCCAAGCGCCTGGGCTATGATGACTTAGCCCACCGGCTGGAGCTTTACGGGGTTTGTGCCGATTGCCGGACCTGA